From the genome of Carassius gibelio isolate Cgi1373 ecotype wild population from Czech Republic chromosome A16, carGib1.2-hapl.c, whole genome shotgun sequence, one region includes:
- the LOC128030872 gene encoding scavenger receptor cysteine-rich type 1 protein M130, producing the protein MEGCLTLVLLSSIIALTTSDFANVRLVGGNSPCSGRVEVYLNGQWGRVCDNGWDITAASVVCRELGCGKAVEALGGGHFGQGSGQIWKDGVDCQGSESSLMSCRSSGRGAYNCEDAGVRCSERWARLVDGSHLCSGRVEMVVEGRWSSVCDAAFDLQDAEVVCRELDCGAPVKVLGAAAFGKGDAQIWIQEIQCRGDESHIQRCPSSKSYKVTCTHENDVGLICSGYTDLRLVEGPDMCSGRVEHQFNSRWGTVCDACWDMRAASVLCRQLNCGIAVSVVGSDWFGEGSGEIWADVFDCDGSEGKLSECSISSWSRAECSHRRDVGVICSNSPLALHAGLVRLSGERQCEGELEVFVHQVWRRVLLDSWTLTEASVVCRQLGCGPVLNFDGSSSSSPERSHECVTGFRCSGSEAHLENCSSPQTLSCSSTQQLYITCLGHRLIRLVGSGGDCAGRLEVFHSGSWGTVCDDSWDIKDAHVVCRQLQCGVALSNQQVPAWFGPGSGHIWLDEVECEGNETSLWNCSSPGWGKHDCNHKEDVGVVCSEFKEIRLTEGCEGNVEVFYNGSWGNVCWNQMDEDTVSLICQELNCGRSGVLDASTARVESAPNWLDKVICRPHDSTIWQCPSSPWGQNDCNSEDEVAKITCTKDEREESPRSHLTCSTSPLQRQCSNHLPLRLSGGDGRCSGRLEVYHNYVWGSVCNDQWDISDAQVVCRQLGCGAALDADSVFGAGEGVVWVNRVVCRGTEIHLWDCLFSLNNHSDCSYKEHAGLTCADMSLSTTPATTKSASPPVRLTPVTPPQTPPAASLCLTTVLVIVLVVLLLLLLVSLLVLIRQKRVTRRGWRVQSFFVN; encoded by the exons ATGGAGGGATGCCTGACACTCGTTTTACTCTCCTCTATAATTGCTCTAACCACATCTG ATTTTGCGAATGTTAGGTTGGTTGGTGGTAACAGTCCCTGCAGTGGTAGAGTGGAGGTTTATCTTAATGGTCAGTGGGGGAGAGTGTGTGATAATGGCTGGGATATAACTGCTGCTtcagtggtgtgtagagagctgggaTGTGGAAAGGCTGTAGAGGCTCTGGGTGGTGGTCACTTTGGACAAGGCTCGGGACAAATCTGGAAGGATGGTGTGGATTGTCAAGGATCAGAGTCCTCACTGATGAGCTGTAGATCAAGTGGACGGGGTGCTTATAATTGTGAAGATGCTGGAGTCAGATGCTCAG AAAGATGGGCAAGACTTGTGGACGGGTCTCACCTGTGCTCTGGAAGAGTGGAGATGGTTGTTGAAGGTAGATGGAGTTCAGTGTGCGACGCTGCCTTTGACCTGCAGGAcgcagaggttgtgtgtagagagctggactgtggggctcctgtaaAGGTGCTGGGAGCTGCTGCTTTTGGTAAAGGAGACGCTCAGATATGGATACAAGAGATTCAGTGTAGAGGAGATGAATCACACATTCAACGCTGTCCATCATCAAAGTCATATAAAGTAACCTGCACTCATGAAAATGATGTCGGACTGATATGTTCTG GTTACACTGATCTCAGGCTGGTAGAGGGTCCGGACATGTGTTCTGGTCGAGTTGAACATCAGTTTAACAGTAGATGGGGCACAGTGTGcgatgcatgctgggatatgaGAGCTGCCAGTGTCCTCTGTAGACAGCTGAATTGTGGGATTGCTGTGTCTGTTGTGGGATCAGACTGGTTTGGAGAGGGAAGTGGTGAAATCTGGGCTGATGTGTTTGATTGTGACGGGAGCGAAGGAAAACTCTCAGAGTGCTCCATCTCTTCATGGAGTCGAGCTGAATGCTCTCATAGACGAGATGTTGGAGTCATCTGCTCTA ATTCCCCTCTGGCTCTTCATGCTGGTCTGGTGCGGTTGTCtggagagagacagtgtgagggGGAGCTGGAAGTTTTCGtccatcaggtctggaggagagtTCTGCTGGACTCCTGGACTCTCACTGAAGCCTCTGTGGTCTGCAGACAGCTGGGCTGTGGCCCTGTGCTGAACTTCGACGGTTCCTCTTCATCCAGTCCTGAACGCAGTCATGAGTGTGTGACGGGCTTCCGTTGCTCTGGGAGTGAAGCTCATCTGGAGAACTGCAGCTCTCCACAAACTCTCAGCTGCAGCTCCACACAACAGCTGTACATCACCTGCCTTG GCCACAGGTTAATCAGGCTGGTGGGTTCTGGGGGAGACTGTGCAGGGCGGCTGGAGGTTTTTCACAGCGGCTCTTGGGGGACAGTGTGTGATGACTCCTGGGATATTAAAGATGCCCATGTGGTGTGCAGACAGCTGCAGTGTGGAGTGGCCCTCAGTAACCAGCAGGTGCCAGCCTGGTTTGGTCCTGGTTCTGGACACATATGGCTGGATGAGGTGGAGTGTGAGGGGAATGAGACGTCTCTGTGGAACTGCTCTTCTCCAGGCTGGGGAAAACATGACTGTAATCACAAGGAGGATGTAGGAGTCGTGTGCTCAG AGTTTAAAGAGATCAGATTAACTGAGGGCTGTGAAGGGAATGTGGAGGTTTTCTACAATGGATCCTGGGGTAATGTGTGCTGGAACCAGATGGACGAAGACACGGTGAGTCTGATCTGTCAAGAGCTGAACTGTGGAAGATCAGGTGTTTTGGATGCTTCTACAGCAAGAGTGGAATCGGCTCCTAACTGGCTGGATAAAGTAATATGTCGACCACATGACTCCACTATATGGCAGTGTCCATCTTCACCCTGGGGACAGAATGACTGTAATAGTGAAGATGAAGTGGCCAAAATTACTTGTACAA AGGATGAGAGAGAGGAGTCTCCTCGAAGTCATCTGACGTGTTCAACATCTCCTCTCCAGAGACAGTGTTCAA ATCATCTTCCTCTCAGACTGAGTGGAGGGGATGGCCGGTGCTCTGGGAGGCTGGAGGTGTATCATAACTATGTGTGGGGCTCAGTCTGTAATGATCAGTGGGACATCAGCGATGCTCAGGTGGTCTGCAGGCAGCTGGGGTGTGGAGCAGCACTTGATGCTGATTCAGTCTTTGGTGCTGGTGAAGGTGTTGTGTGGGTGAACAGAGTCGTGTGCAGAGGAACTGAGATTCACTTGTGGGACTGTCTTTTCTCCCTGAACAACCACAGTGACTGCTCTTACAAAGAACACGCTGGACTCACCTGCGCAG ATATGTCATTGTCCACTACTCCTGCAACAACAAAATCAGCTTCTCCTCCAGTGCGCTTAACACCAGTCACTCCTCCACAAACTCCTCCAGC